Proteins from one Impatiens glandulifera chromosome 2, dImpGla2.1, whole genome shotgun sequence genomic window:
- the LOC124926986 gene encoding external alternative NAD(P)H-ubiquinone oxidoreductase B1, mitochondrial-like, translating to MRFSSSLSRLINDHSSYSKLLVLLSVSGSGSLLAYAQSHKDVANPVIVGPEQSDPTTKKKEKIVVLGTGWGGISFLKDIDTSSYDIQVVSPRNYFAFTPLLPSVTCGTVEARSIVEPIRNILMKKSGEFHFWEAECLKIDPENKRIHCRSNINDNLAGNNDFSLEYDYLVVAVGAQVNTFNTPGVLEHCHFLKEVEDAQSIRRSVIDCFEKSVLPDLTEEERRTNLHFVIVGGGPTGIEFAAELHDFFEEDLFKLYPSVKDLVKITIIQSGDHILNTFDARISSFAEEKFKRDGIEVLTGSRVVNVSDKHIDMKLKANGQDFSVPHGMVVWSTGIGSRPVIQDLMKTNGQGSRRVLATDEWLRVKGSEHVYAIGDCATVDQRKIKEDILNIFETADKDKSGTLTKYEFQDVVEDILIRYPQIELYLKNNHISEVQDLLKDSDGKERKEVTIEQFKTALSQVDSQTKSFPATAQVAAQQGTYLSSCFNRKTHCEQNPEGPRHFSSTGRHQFRPFCYKHLGQFAPLGGEQAAAELPGDWVSMGHSTQWLWYSIYASKQVSWRTRVLVVSDWTRRFIFGRDSSRI from the exons ATGAGGTTTTCATCAAGCTTGAGCAGACTCATCAATGATCACTCTTCATATTCCAAGCTTCTAGTTCTCCTTTCCGTCAG TGGCAGTGGGAGCCTATTGGCATACGCACAGTCACATAAAGATGTTGCAAATCCTGTCATTGTTGGGCCAGAGCAAAGTGATCCGACAacgaagaagaaggagaagattgTGGTTCTTGGAACTGGATGGGGAGGTATTAGTTTCCTAAAGGATATCGATACCTCCTCCTACGACATTCAGGTGGTGTCACCTCGTAACTATTTCGCATTCACTCCTTTATTGCCTAGTGTAACATGTGGGACTGTTGAAGCTCGAAGTATTGTTGAACCTATCAGGAACATTTTGATGAAG AAAAGCGGAGAATTTCACTTTTGGGAGGCAGAATGTCTTAAGATTGATCCAGAGAATAAAAGAATCCATTGTAGATCTAATATAAACGATAATCTAGCTGGAAATAACGATTTCTCTTTGGAATATGATTACCTTGTTGTTGCTGTTGGAGCTCAAGTAAACACCTTTAACACTCCTGGTGTTCTAGAACACTGCCATTTTCTCAAG GAAGTAGAGGATGCTCAATCGATCCGTAGAAGTGTAATAGATTGTTTCGAGAAGTCTGTCCTTCCAGatctaaccgaggaagaaagaAGGACGAATCTTCATTTTGTAATTGTGGGAGGCGGTCCAACTGGTATTGAATTTGCAGCTGAACTACATGATTTTTTTGAGGAAGATCTGTTTAAGCTCTATCCTTCAGTGAAAGATTTAGTGAAGATAACTATTATTCAATCTGGTGACCATATTCTGAACAC gTTTGATGCAAGAATAAGTTCATTTGCTGAAGAGAAATTCAAAAGAGATGGTATAGAAGTTTTAACAGGATCGCGGGTTGTAAATGTTTCTGATAAACATATTGACATGAAGCTGAAAGCAAACGGGCAGGATTTCTCTGTTCCTCATGGAATGGTGGTTTGGTCTACTGGAATAGGCAGCCGTCCTGTTATTCAAGACTTAATGAAAACAAATGGCCAA GGCAGTAGACGAGTTCTAGCAACTGATGAGTGGTTACGGGTAAAGGGCAGTGAACACGTATATGCTATAGGCGATTGTGCTACAGTGGATCAACGAAAAATCAAG GAAGACATCTTGAATATATTCGAGACTGCAGACAAAGATAAATCGGGTACCCTCACAAAGTATGAATTTCAAGATGTTGTTGAAGATATCCTTATAAGGTACCCGCAAATTGAACTTTATCTGAAGAACAATCATATATCCGAAGTTCAAGATCTCTTGAAAGATAGTGATGGAAAGGAAAGGAAGGAAGTAACAATTGAACAGTTTAAAACCGCCCTTTCTcaagttgattctcaaacaaagaGTTTTCCAGCAACTGCTCAG GTTGCTGCTCAACAAGGAACATATCTTTCTAGTTGCTTTAACCGCAAAACTCATTGCGAACAGAATCCAGAAGGGCCACGACACTTTAGCAGCACTGGTCGCCATCAATTTCGTCCTTTTTG cTACAAGCATTTAGGACAATTTGCTCCATTGGGTGGAGAGCAGGCAGCAGCAGAACTTCCAGGAGATTGGGTGTCTATGGGACACAGCACTCAGTGGCTTTGGTACTCTATATATGCAag CAAACAAGTCAGCTGGAGGACGAGAGTTCTTGTTGTATCTGATTGGACGAGAAGGTTTATTTTCGGAAGAGATTCAAGCCGTATTTGA
- the LOC124925573 gene encoding uncharacterized protein LOC124925573, whose translation MSFTIASLSSPNPSLNRCKQFASRTHLNNQPRFIAFPLCAYSIPRQSINTNAAAAADGFPREFSGCTSTLLFRRRLGGGFCAVAGNGETENTTAFDKVEEERRRGSTMPERFRYLTKEAPDRPVRWPWLIALVFLLYAWRATIWELHNWKQALASIAGFFIALLKLALAIVLELIGDPIISLIRGVETSLYAIRAFYSGMLAYTPVGELTKCIILASAVLAIGEAVVPDSVNRQPYLITAAGLFGYAAVRSYISEPFFWTLLFGLFGYARIVKKRDLVSSLLPGAAVMAAVGQPWVRVVVIASYAALAVIQHSRNPSKEEEEVEGGRKVPVPLLCAAMAIGIRVAAKWAGYRHLRWMVA comes from the exons ATGTCGTTCACGATTGCCTCTCTATCCTCTCCAAACCCTTCTCTCAATCGCTGTAAACAATTCGCCTCCCGTACCCATCTCAACAATCAACCTCGCTTCATCGCCTTCCCGTTATGCGCATATTCAATCCCCCGACAATCCATCAATACCAATGCCGCCGCCGCCGCTGATGGTTTTCCAAGAGAATTTAGTGGCTGCACTTCTACTTTATTGTTCCGCAGGAGGCTAGGAGGAGGGTTTTGTGCCGTGGCAGGAAATGGAGAAACTGAAAACACGACAGCTTTTGATAAGGTCGAGGAAGAACGTCGAAGAGGTAGCACCATGCCTGAACGGTTCAGGTATCTGACCAAAGAAGCCCCCGACCGCCCTGTAAGATGGCCTTGGCTCATAG CTCTGGTTTTCCTTTTATACGCCTGGCGTGCTACAATATGGGAGTTACATAACTGGAAACAAGCTTTGGCAAGTATTGCTGGTTTTTTTATAGCCCTCCTAAAACTTGCTTTAGCCATTGTTTTGGAGTTGATTGGGGATCCAATCATTAGTCTGATAAGAGGAGTAGAGACGAGTCTGTATGCTATTCGAGCTTTCTACTCGGGTATGTTGGCCTATACTCCAGTTGGGGAGCTAACGAAATGTATAATTCTAGCATCTGCTGTACTCGCCATTGGAGAAGCAGTGGTTCCAGATTCAGTAAACCGCCAACCTTATCTTATAACAGCAGCTGGCCTGTTTGGGTATGCAGCGGTGAGAAGCTATATATCAGAGCCTTTCTTCTGGACACTTCTATTTGGACTGTTTGGCTATGCCCGAATTGTTAAAAAGAGGGACCTAGTTTCTTCTCTACTCCCCGGTGCAGCTGTGATGGCTGCGGTTGGACAGCCATGGGTTAGAGTGGTGGTGATCGCATCGTATGCTGCATTGGCGGTTATTCAACATTCCAGGAATCCTTcaaaggaggaggaggaagttGAAGGCGGAAGAAAGGTGCCAGTTCCTTTGTTGTGTGCTGCTATGGCCATTGGCATTCGGGTTGCTGCTAAATGGGCTGGGTATCGACATTTGAGATGGATGGTAGCTTGA
- the LOC124926784 gene encoding putative uncharacterized protein DDB_G0290989 → MNNMKGHPINHIKNTRARRYVVMLLLAFAAAVGGVMILHMFRERRIFSILLKDKDAQIITLQFLIQKEREHAKEVKHKTEEIKLKINSLRAQKSDLNGKLLELQSLFSSIKEEHKAMELLIVDKQSEINQLRQQQQQQQQQQAMDKNDTASSSSSMDLRNHDEYPAPVNVWSASGDDPSKSKSNIVVNSTQEQNDVVNRELGSELEKVGSINTIIETKEPDQDLSESNNNNNQARGAAEGGGDGEEIPATKLESASANTATSKKGSANRSRRSGHSNKEKRWKMLIKSRRSQAGLKDGKLRNNDDIISAGRSEDHVKLSSTVQDSIEQLKRDGNGGGDQNTGTNGDEEQRLIISSKEESADSDHYQHSEVTVVDDEENNFIKPVEIVESVNADIKEGGKDVDSKQEHGGGGEDDDDDQQHQEEEQPEF, encoded by the exons ATGAATAATATGAAAGGACATCCGATCAATCACATCAAGAACACTAGAGCTCGTCGATATGTGGTGATGCTGCTTCTGGCATTCGCGGCGGCCGTAGGCGGCGTCATGATCCTCCACATGTTCAGAGAACGCCGCATCTTCTCTATCCTCCTCAAAGACAAAGACGCTCAGATCATCACTCTTCAGTTCCTTATCCAG AAGGAAAGAGAGCACGCCAAAGAAGTGAAGCACAAAACAGAGGAgattaaattaaagataaacTCCCTTCGTGCTCAAAAATCGGACCTCAATGGCAAGTTGTTAGAGTTGCAATCCTTGTTTTCATCTATAAAGGAAGAACACAAAGCCATGGAATTATTAATCGTGGATAAGCAGAGCGAAATCAATCAACTCCGGCAGCAACAACAACAGCAGCAACAGCAACAAGCCATGGATAAGAACGACAccgcctcctcctcctcctcgatGGATTTGAGAAATCATGATGAATATCCAGCTCCTGTCAATGTCTGGTCAGCTAGCGGAGATGATCCATCCAAATCCAAGTCCAATATTGTCGTCAATTCCACTCAAGAGCAAAACGACGTTGTAAACAGGGAATTAGGTTCTGAATTGGAAAAAGTTGGATCTATCAACACAATAATCGAAACTAAAGAACCAGATCAGGACTTGAGCGaatcaaacaacaacaacaatcaagcTCGTGGAGCTGCTGAAGGCGGTGGCGATGGAGAAGAAATCCCGGCGACGAAACTGGAATCGGCTAGTGCAAACACGGCGACGTCGAAGAAGGGTAGTGCAAACAGGAGCAGGAGATCAGGACATTCGAATAAGGAGAAGAGATGGAAGATGCTTATCAAATCGAGGAGGTCACAAGCTGGATTAAAAGACGGGAAATTACGAAACAACGATGATATTATTTCTGCTGGAAGGAGTGAAGATCATGTTAAGTTGAGTAGTACTGTGCAAGATAGTATCGAACAGTTGAAGAGAGATGGGAATGGCGGTGGAGATCAGAATACGGGAACAAATGGCGACGAAGAACAAAGGCTTATTATTAGCAGCAAAGAAGAGTCTGCAGATTCTGATCATTATCAACACTCAGAAGTTACAGTGGTTGACGACGAAGAGAATAATTTCATTAAGCCTGTTGAAATTGTGGAATCGGTGAATGCAGACATTAAAGAAGGTGGAAAGGATGTGGATTCAAAACAAGAACATGGTGGTGGTGgggaggatgatgatgatgatcaacagCATCAAGAAGAAGAACAGCCTGAGTTTTAA
- the LOC124924610 gene encoding transcription factor DYT1-like, producing the protein MGGGGRLSSHASGGDGHHAAKNLMAERRRREKLSGRLLELRSLVPIITNMNKASIITDAITYIKELQRHAGDLSDQLLVADDDRESGTNTIICDAKVLQKQNKTLTAISKDAELQSEVTVAELEGNKVWVKLVQKKETTGCFYKLMDAITMVAHGFNFSDITMTTCRGTMLFTCCLIPQEGGQQHTIDIPKIRDFLQGIINQNN; encoded by the exons ATGGGAGGTGGGGGGCGGCTCAGTTCTCACGCCAGCGGTGGTGACGGCCATCATGCAGCCAAGAATCTCATGGCGGAGAGGCGTCGCCGCGAGAAACTCAGTGGACGGCTTCTCGAACTCCGATCATTAGTCCCAATTATCACAAAC ATGAACAAAGCAAGCATAATCACGGACGCAATAACATATATCAAGGAGTTGCAGAGGCACGCAGGGGATCTCAGCGATCAGCTTCTTGTTGCTGATGATGATCGTGAATCGGGAACCAATACCATCATTTGTGATGCTAAAGTACTACAAAAACAGAACAAGACATTAACCGCCATATCTAAAGATGCGGAACTGCAGTCGGAGGTGACAGTGGCTGAACTTGAAGGGAACAAGGTGTGGGTAAAGTTGGTGCAAAAGAAGGAAACTACAGGTTGCTTTTATAAATTGATGGATGCCATTACCATGGTTGCTCATGGCTTCAACTTTTCAGACATAACCATGACTACCTGCCGAGGAACCATGCTTTTTACTTGCTGTTTAATTCCACAAGAAGGAGGACAACAACACACAATTGACATCCCAAAGATTAGAGATTTCTTGCAGGGGATCattaatcaaaacaattaa
- the LOC124924609 gene encoding protein STRUBBELIG-RECEPTOR FAMILY 3-like produces MRILRSAINFLHQDISAKVFLGFVLIIIAAAPVSLGLTNPTDVTAINNLLIALGSPILPGWTSSGGDPCGEAWQGVNCNDTNIISIVLNVANLRGELGEDLGSFASIRTIDLSNNHIGGNIPTDLPKTLQNLFLSDNQFTGSIPSSLSSLIQLSAVSLNDNQLSGELPDAFASLTELVNFDLSNNNLSGNLPSSMEGLSSLMTLRLQNNQLSGTLDVLQDLPLRDLNVENNQFNGPIPDKMLSIPTFKIDGNPLNGSASPPLPSPTSTTPPAPPLPSPTSTTQPAPPLPSPTSTTPPAPPLPPFWGAPTSEGSPGKQTPRNQTDVPSVTEGSNSRSSKKGSSVKRTVLITIGVVLGFILLLLALLLLLPSCRRRQARDRISRPHEIAPYVGNRDFIGDSGFSLPSSNNQIEKVPPVVAVTRNKEDVESGTRRTSWAPKPRNEPEPNVQRTNAIPKPRNEPEPNVQRTNAIPKRDRHEIDMNRFEIDSLLPPPLPPPPPPPPPPPPPPPPPPPPAIKKVDLKEDILDEVPKERPSVKSSLYVKPYSIASLQQYTNSFSQENLIGSGMLGNVYRAELPNGKLLAVKKLDKRICSQQKDEDFLDLVNNIDQIRHANVVELMGYCSEHGQRLLIYEYCSCGTLQDALHSSDEFKKELSWNGRIRMALGTARALEYLHEVCEPPFIHRNIKSANILLDDELSVHVSDCGLAPLISAGSVSQLSGQLLSTYGYGAPEFESGVYTVMSDVYSFGVVMLELLTGRQSHDSTRIRGEQFLVRWAVPQLHDIELLSRMVDPALAGQYNAKSLSRFADIISRCVQTEPGFRPPMSEVVQDLIQMLRKDSPDRYDNEFE; encoded by the exons TTACCGCAATCAACAATTTACTTATTGCACTTGGTTCCCCTATTCTTCCTGGATGGACTTCCTCTGGTGGAGATCCGTGTGGTGAGGCTTGGCAAGGAGTCAATTGTAATGATACAAACATAATTTCAAT AGTCCTCAATGTTGCTAATTTAAGAGGAGAATTGGGTGAGGACTTGGGTTCGTTTGCTTCTATAAGAACAAT TGATCTAAGCAACAACCACATAGGGGGCAACATCCCAACTGATCTTCCTAAAACCCTGCAGAACCT TTTTCTTTCAGATAATCAGTTCACTGGAAGCATTCCAAGTTCTTTATCCTCTCTAATTCAGCTGTCAGCTGT ATCGTTAAATGACAACCAATTGAGTGGAGAACTACCTGATGCATTTGCCAGCCTTACAGAATTGGTCAATTT TGATTTatccaacaacaacttgagTGGAAATCTGCCATCTTCAATGGAGGGCTTGTCATCTCTGATGACCCT CCGATTGCAGAATAACCAGCTTTCTGGAACTCTTGATGTGCTACAAGATCTTCCTTTGAGAGATTT gaATGTTGAGAATAATCAGTTCAATGGACCAATTCCAGATAAGATGCTGAGCATTCCTACTTTCAA AATAGACGGGAATCCACTCAATGGCTCCGCCTCTCCTCCATTACCTTCACCAACATCCACTACACCACCGGCTCCTCCATTACCTTCACCAACATCCACTACACAACCGGCTCCTCCATTACCATCACCAACATCCACTACACCACCGGCTCCTCCATTACCTCCGTTTTGGGGGGCACCAACTTCTGAAGGAAGTCCTGGGAAGCAAACGCCTAGAAATCAGACTGATGTACCATCTGTTACAGAGGGATCAAATTCAAGAAGCTCAAAGAAAGGCTCAAGTGTCAAGAGGACAGTCTTGATAACAATCGGTGTTGTATTAGGGTTTATACTTTTGTTACTGGCACTATTACTTCTCCTACCATCTTGTCGTAGGAGGCAAGCTAGGGATAGAATATCCAGACCGCATGAAATAGCTCCTTATGTTGGGAATAGAGATTTTATTGGAGATAGTGGATTTTCATTACCATCTAGCAACAACCAAATAGAAAAAG TTCCACCTGTGGTGGCGGTTACAAGGAACAAGGAGGATGTTGAATCAGGTACTAGAAGAACAAGCTGGGCTCCAAAGCCAAGGAATGAGCCAGAGCCAAATGTACAAAGAACAAATGCAATACCAAAGCCAAGGAATGAGCCAGAGCCAAATGTACAAAGAACAAATGCAATACCAAAGCGTGATAGACATGAAATAGATATGAACAGATTTGAAATTGATTCATTGCTGCCTCCACCACTGCCGCCTccacctcctccaccaccaccgccgcctcctcctccaccaccaccaccaccacctgcCATTAAAAAGGTTGATTTAAAGGAAGATATTCTAGATGAAGTGCCAAAGGAGAGACCATCTGTCAAATCTTCACTTTATGTGAAGCCGTATAGTATTGCATCTCTTCAGCAATATACAAACAGTTTTTCTCAAGAGAATCTTATTGGCAGCGGCATGCTTGGAAATGTTTACAGGGCTGAGCTTCCTAATGGAAAG TTACTTGCTGTGAAGAAACTGGACAAACGGATTTGCAGTCAGCAGAAAGATGAAGATTTTCTTGATCTGGTGAACAACATTGACCAAATACGTCACGCCAATGTGGTTGAGCTGATGGGCTACTGTAGTGAGCACGGTCAGAGACTTCTCATCTATGAATACTGCAGCTGCGGGACTCTGCAAGATGCTTTGCACTCGAGTGACGAATTTAAGAAAGAACTATCATGGAACGGGCGCATCAGAATGGCTCTTGGAACTGCAAGAGCCTTAGA GTACCTGCACGAGGTCTGCGAGCCACCTTTTATTCACAGGAACATCAAATCTGCAAACATTCTCCTAGACGATGAGCTTTCCGTGCATGTATCAGATTGCGGTTTGGCTCCCTTGATATCAGCTGGTTCTGTGAGTCAG CTGTCAGGACAACTCCTTTCGACCTATGGTTATGGAGCTCCAGAGTTCGAGTCAGGTGTTTATACTGTGATGAGCGACGTTTACAGCTTTGGAGTGGTGATGCTAGAGCTGTTAACTGGTAGACAGTCTCATGACAG CACGCGAATTAGGGGAGAACAATTCCTGGTGAGATGGGCAGTACCTCAGCTTCATGATATAGAATTATTATCGAGAATGGTTGATCCTGCATTAGCTGGGCAGTACAATGCTAAATCACTTTCGCGTTTCGCTGACATCATATCACGATGTGTTCAG ACTGAACCTGGATTTAGACCGCCCATGTCTGAAGTAGTTCAGGACCTCATACAAATGTTACGTAAGGACTCTCCAGACCGATACGATAATGAGTTTGAGTAA